Proteins encoded by one window of Nocardia goodfellowii:
- a CDS encoding acyl-CoA carboxylase subunit beta gives MSTLRSTLDSASPEYAAAAEAMSGKLTEIEAESAKAIAGGGPEKLARHRKRGKLTARERIELLIDEDSPFLELCPLAAWGSDFHVGASVIAGIGVVEGVECVIVAPDPTVRGGTSNPWTLRKNLRINDIAMENRLPVIGLVESGGADLPTQKEVFVPGGRMFRDLTRLSAAGIPTIALVFGNSTAGGAYIPGMSDYTVMIKERSKVFLGGPPLVKMATGEESDDESLGGADMHARVSGLADYLAADEQDAIRLGRSIVKRLNWQKKGPAPRAEVIEPRYDAEELLGIVPSDLKIPFDPREVIARIVDGSDFDEFKPLYGSSLVTGWAELHGYPVGILANARGVLFSEESQKATQFIQLANQKNTPLLFLHNTTGYMVGKEFEQKGIIKHGAMMINAVSNSKVPHISLLMGASYGAGHYGMCGRAYDPRFVFAWPSAKSAVMGGAQLAGVISIVGRAAAEAKGMPFNEEADAGMRAMVEAQIEAESLPMFMSGRLYDDGVIDPRDTRTVLGMALSAIHNAPIKGAEGFGVFRM, from the coding sequence TTGAGCACACTGCGCAGCACACTCGACAGCGCGTCGCCGGAGTACGCGGCGGCAGCGGAGGCCATGAGCGGCAAGCTCACCGAGATCGAGGCGGAGTCCGCCAAGGCGATCGCCGGCGGCGGCCCGGAGAAGCTGGCCCGGCATCGCAAGCGCGGCAAATTGACCGCGCGTGAGCGCATCGAATTGCTCATCGACGAGGATTCGCCGTTCCTGGAACTGTGCCCGCTCGCCGCGTGGGGCAGCGACTTCCACGTGGGCGCGAGCGTCATCGCGGGTATCGGCGTCGTGGAAGGCGTGGAATGCGTCATCGTCGCACCGGATCCCACGGTGCGCGGCGGTACGTCCAACCCGTGGACGCTGCGAAAGAACCTGCGCATCAACGACATCGCGATGGAGAACCGGCTGCCGGTGATCGGCCTGGTCGAATCCGGCGGCGCCGACCTGCCCACGCAGAAGGAAGTTTTCGTGCCGGGCGGGCGGATGTTCCGTGACCTCACCCGGCTCTCGGCGGCTGGAATCCCCACCATCGCTTTGGTTTTCGGTAATTCGACCGCGGGCGGCGCCTACATTCCCGGCATGTCGGACTACACGGTGATGATCAAGGAGCGCTCCAAGGTGTTCCTCGGCGGGCCGCCGCTGGTGAAGATGGCCACCGGTGAGGAATCCGACGACGAATCCCTCGGCGGCGCCGACATGCACGCCCGGGTCTCGGGTCTCGCCGACTATCTGGCCGCCGACGAGCAGGACGCGATTCGCCTCGGCCGCTCCATCGTCAAGCGGCTCAACTGGCAGAAGAAGGGCCCGGCGCCGCGCGCGGAGGTCATCGAACCGCGGTATGACGCCGAGGAGCTGCTCGGCATCGTGCCGTCGGATCTGAAAATCCCGTTCGACCCGCGCGAGGTCATCGCCCGCATCGTGGACGGCTCCGATTTCGACGAGTTCAAGCCGCTCTACGGCAGCAGCCTGGTCACCGGCTGGGCCGAACTGCACGGCTATCCGGTCGGCATCCTCGCCAACGCGCGCGGTGTGCTGTTCTCCGAGGAGTCGCAGAAGGCGACCCAGTTCATCCAGCTGGCGAACCAGAAGAACACGCCACTGTTGTTCCTGCACAACACCACCGGCTACATGGTCGGTAAGGAGTTCGAGCAGAAGGGCATCATCAAGCACGGCGCGATGATGATCAACGCGGTCTCCAATTCGAAGGTGCCGCACATTTCGCTGCTCATGGGTGCTTCCTACGGCGCGGGTCACTACGGTATGTGCGGGCGCGCCTACGACCCGCGCTTCGTCTTCGCCTGGCCCAGTGCGAAGTCCGCGGTCATGGGTGGGGCCCAGCTGGCCGGTGTCATCTCCATCGTCGGCCGGGCCGCGGCCGAGGCGAAGGGCATGCCGTTCAACGAAGAGGCCGACGCCGGTATGCGCGCCATGGTGGAAGCGCAGATCGAGGCCGAATCGCTGCCGATGTTCATGTCCGGGCGGCTCTACGACGACGGCGTGATCGATCCGCGCGATACCCGCACGGTGTTGGGAATGGCGTTGTCCGCCATCCACAATGCCCCGATCAAGGGCGCCGAGGGCTTCGGCGTCTTCCGGATGTGA
- a CDS encoding acyl-CoA dehydrogenase family protein, protein MTASHSDSISGGRLWNAPERRELRATVRGFVEREILPHLDAWERDGEIPRELHKKAGALGLLGIQFPEAVGGSGGDGIDAMIVCEEIHQAGASGGLFASLFTCGIAVPHIIASGNEDLIERFARPTLAGEKIGSLAITEPGGGSDVGHLTTTARRDGDHYIVNGAKTYITSGVRADFVVTAVRTGGPGSGGISLLVVEKGTPGFTVSRKLEKMGWLASDTAELSYVDVRVPVENLVGPENSGFYQIAGAFVSERVGLAVQAYAQAQRCLDLTLEWVRNRETFGRPLISRQSVQNTVTEMARRIDVARVYTRTVVERAADGETDLIAEVCFAKNTAVEAGEWVANQAVQLFGGLGYMRESEVERQYRDIRILGIGGGTTEILTALAAKRLGYQS, encoded by the coding sequence ATGACTGCGTCGCACAGCGATTCGATCAGTGGTGGGCGTCTCTGGAATGCGCCCGAGCGGCGCGAGTTGCGCGCCACCGTCCGAGGTTTCGTCGAGCGGGAGATCCTCCCGCACCTCGACGCCTGGGAGCGCGACGGCGAGATCCCGCGCGAGCTGCACAAGAAGGCCGGTGCGCTCGGCCTGCTGGGCATCCAGTTCCCGGAGGCCGTCGGCGGTTCCGGCGGTGACGGCATCGACGCGATGATCGTCTGCGAGGAGATCCACCAAGCGGGTGCGTCCGGCGGCCTGTTCGCCTCCTTGTTCACCTGCGGGATCGCGGTGCCGCACATCATCGCCTCCGGCAACGAGGATCTGATCGAGCGGTTCGCCCGGCCGACGCTGGCGGGGGAGAAGATCGGCTCGCTGGCCATCACCGAGCCCGGTGGCGGTTCGGATGTGGGCCATCTGACCACGACGGCCCGCCGCGACGGCGACCACTACATCGTCAACGGCGCGAAGACCTACATCACCTCCGGCGTCCGCGCCGACTTCGTGGTCACCGCGGTGCGCACGGGCGGCCCCGGCTCCGGCGGTATCTCGCTGCTGGTGGTGGAGAAGGGCACGCCCGGATTCACGGTCAGCCGAAAGCTGGAGAAGATGGGCTGGCTGGCCTCCGACACCGCCGAATTGTCCTACGTGGATGTCCGGGTGCCGGTGGAAAACCTTGTCGGCCCGGAGAATTCGGGTTTCTACCAGATCGCCGGGGCGTTCGTCAGCGAGCGCGTCGGCTTGGCCGTGCAGGCTTACGCGCAGGCGCAGCGCTGCCTGGACCTGACCCTGGAGTGGGTGCGCAACCGGGAGACCTTCGGCCGCCCGCTGATCAGCCGGCAGTCCGTGCAGAACACGGTTACCGAGATGGCGCGCCGGATCGACGTGGCCCGCGTCTACACCCGCACTGTGGTGGAGCGCGCGGCGGACGGCGAAACCGACCTGATCGCGGAGGTGTGCTTCGCCAAGAACACCGCCGTGGAAGCGGGCGAGTGGGTGGCGAATCAGGCGGTGCAGCTCTTCGGCGGTCTCGGCTACATGCGTGAGTCCGAGGTGGAACGGCAATACCGCGATATCCGGATTCTCGGTATCGGCGGCGGCACCACCGAAATTCTGACCGCGTTGGCGGCGAAACGATTGGGGTACCAGTCTTGA
- a CDS encoding enoyl-CoA hydratase family protein, whose amino-acid sequence MSDTAPLVRYELRDGFAVLTLDSPHNRNALSARLVAELLQGLDRAWADPAVRGIVLAHTGNTFCAGADLSEASNADPAAAADERTRVMIGVLRRLVEIPKPVLAQIDGNVRAGGMGIVAACDLVVAGPGSSFALTEVRIGLAPFMISLTLLPRLDPRAASRYYLTGEKFDAATAREIGLVTVTADDPAAEVARLCGELRKGSPQGLAEAKNLVNGGIVAAFDDSAEALAERSASFFGTPEVQEGMLAFLQRRPPSWAQ is encoded by the coding sequence ATGAGCGATACCGCGCCCTTGGTGCGCTACGAACTGCGCGACGGCTTCGCGGTCCTCACCCTGGACTCGCCGCACAACCGCAACGCCCTGTCCGCCCGCTTGGTCGCCGAACTGCTGCAGGGCTTGGACCGCGCCTGGGCGGACCCGGCGGTGCGCGGCATCGTGCTTGCCCACACCGGCAACACCTTCTGCGCGGGCGCCGACCTCAGCGAGGCGAGCAATGCCGACCCGGCCGCGGCCGCCGATGAGCGCACCCGCGTCATGATCGGCGTGCTGCGCCGCCTGGTGGAAATCCCGAAGCCGGTGCTCGCGCAGATCGACGGCAATGTCCGCGCCGGTGGCATGGGCATCGTCGCCGCCTGCGATCTCGTGGTCGCGGGGCCGGGTTCCTCCTTCGCGCTGACCGAGGTGCGAATCGGGTTGGCGCCGTTCATGATCTCGCTCACCCTGCTGCCGCGCCTGGACCCGCGCGCGGCCAGCCGGTACTACCTGACCGGCGAGAAGTTCGACGCCGCCACCGCCCGCGAGATCGGGTTGGTCACCGTCACCGCCGACGATCCCGCCGCCGAGGTCGCGCGCCTGTGCGGTGAGCTCCGCAAAGGTTCGCCGCAGGGCTTGGCCGAGGCCAAGAACCTGGTCAACGGCGGCATCGTCGCGGCGTTCGACGACTCCGCGGAAGCGCTGGCCGAGCGTTCGGCGAGCTTCTTCGGCACCCCCGAGGTGCAGGAGGGCATGCTGGCCTTCCTGCAGCGCCGTCCACCGAGCTGGGCACAATAA
- a CDS encoding acetyl/propionyl/methylcrotonyl-CoA carboxylase subunit alpha, with protein MTASHSASVDGGRATGGLVTNVLVANRGEIARRVFATCRRMGLGTVAVYSDADAAAPHVAEADAAVRLPGNTPAETYLRAELIIEAALAAGADAVHPGYGFLSENAGFAKAVQAAGLTWIGPPVEAIEQMGSKVASKKLMDAAGVPVLAELDPAEVTDAHLPVLIKASAGGGGRGMRVVRELAELRPQIEAARREAESAFGDPTVFCERYLETGRHIEVQVLADEHGTIWSVGERECSIQRRHQKVVEEAPSPLVQRIPGMRKRLFEAARLAAGAIGYTGAGTVEFLADEAGDFFFLEMNTRLQVEHPVTECTTGLDLVRWQLDIAAGGHLPAEPPVMHGHSIEVRLYAEDPAQDWQPQSGQVHRLAIPLVAKEFDLLNRPGVRLDTGVVDGSVVGVHYDPMLAKVISYGESRGEAARLLAAALQRAEIHGLVTNRDLLVRVLRHPAFLAGDTDTAFFATHGLDTLAAPLASEADEALSIVAAALADAAANRKTAKVGGGLPSGWRNLPAQPQRKSYESRVSGIHEVAYRFGRSAVTVEGHAGLAVLEATPDRVVLAVPGARGAVRRQFDIARYGDLVCVDSPLGPVAVRRLPRFSDPADQVATGSLLAPMPGSVIRLGAAVGSQVVQGQPILWLEAMKMEHTIAAPAAGVLTALNVTVGQQVDIGAVLAVVEPAPESQ; from the coding sequence ATGACTGCATCGCACAGTGCTTCGGTGGATGGCGGTCGCGCGACGGGTGGGCTGGTCACCAATGTCCTGGTGGCCAACCGCGGCGAGATCGCGCGGCGTGTGTTCGCCACCTGCCGCCGGATGGGCCTCGGCACCGTCGCGGTCTACTCGGACGCGGATGCCGCCGCGCCGCATGTCGCGGAAGCCGATGCGGCCGTACGCCTTCCCGGCAATACGCCCGCGGAGACGTACCTGCGTGCTGAGCTGATCATCGAGGCCGCGCTGGCCGCCGGTGCCGACGCGGTGCACCCCGGTTATGGATTCCTCTCCGAGAACGCCGGATTCGCGAAGGCCGTGCAGGCCGCGGGCCTGACCTGGATCGGTCCGCCGGTCGAGGCGATCGAGCAGATGGGCTCCAAGGTAGCGTCCAAGAAGCTGATGGACGCCGCCGGTGTCCCGGTGCTGGCCGAACTGGATCCCGCCGAGGTCACCGACGCGCACCTGCCGGTGCTGATCAAGGCTTCCGCCGGTGGCGGTGGTCGCGGCATGCGGGTGGTGCGCGAGCTCGCCGAACTGCGACCGCAGATCGAGGCGGCCCGGCGGGAAGCCGAGTCGGCCTTCGGCGACCCGACCGTGTTCTGCGAGCGCTACCTGGAGACCGGACGCCATATCGAAGTCCAGGTGCTGGCCGACGAGCACGGCACCATCTGGTCCGTCGGTGAACGCGAGTGCTCCATCCAGCGCCGCCACCAGAAGGTTGTGGAGGAAGCGCCTTCGCCACTGGTGCAACGGATTCCGGGCATGCGCAAGCGCCTGTTCGAGGCGGCGCGGCTGGCGGCGGGCGCGATCGGGTACACCGGCGCGGGCACCGTGGAATTCCTGGCCGACGAGGCGGGTGACTTCTTCTTCCTGGAGATGAATACCCGGCTCCAAGTGGAGCATCCGGTCACCGAGTGCACCACCGGACTGGATCTGGTTCGGTGGCAGCTGGATATCGCCGCAGGCGGTCACCTCCCGGCGGAACCGCCGGTGATGCATGGGCATTCAATCGAGGTCCGGCTCTACGCCGAGGACCCGGCGCAGGATTGGCAGCCACAGAGCGGCCAGGTACACCGTCTCGCGATTCCGTTGGTGGCCAAGGAATTCGATCTGCTGAACCGTCCCGGCGTGCGACTGGACACCGGTGTCGTCGATGGATCGGTCGTCGGTGTGCACTACGACCCGATGCTGGCCAAGGTCATTTCCTACGGCGAATCCCGCGGCGAAGCAGCCCGTCTGCTGGCTGCGGCGTTGCAGCGCGCCGAGATCCACGGTCTGGTGACCAACCGCGATCTGCTGGTGCGGGTATTGCGGCATCCGGCGTTCCTCGCCGGTGACACCGACACCGCGTTCTTCGCCACCCATGGGTTGGACACGCTCGCGGCGCCGTTGGCCTCCGAGGCCGACGAAGCCCTGTCCATCGTGGCCGCGGCGCTCGCGGACGCCGCCGCCAACCGCAAGACCGCGAAGGTCGGCGGTGGCCTGCCCAGCGGTTGGCGCAACCTCCCCGCGCAGCCGCAGCGCAAGTCCTACGAGAGCCGCGTCAGCGGAATCCACGAGGTCGCTTACCGCTTCGGCCGGAGCGCGGTCACAGTCGAGGGGCATGCGGGTCTCGCCGTGCTCGAGGCCACGCCCGACCGCGTGGTGCTGGCTGTTCCCGGCGCACGCGGCGCGGTGCGCAGGCAATTCGACATTGCCCGCTACGGCGATCTGGTCTGCGTCGATTCGCCGCTGGGCCCGGTCGCGGTACGCAGACTGCCGCGCTTCAGCGATCCGGCCGACCAGGTGGCCACCGGTTCGCTGCTGGCGCCCATGCCGGGCAGCGTGATCCGGCTCGGCGCCGCGGTCGGCAGTCAGGTCGTACAAGGTCAGCCGATCCTGTGGCTGGAGGCGATGAAAATGGAGCACACCATCGCCGCACCCGCCGCCGGTGTGCTCACCGCACTCAATGTCACCGTCGGCCAGCAGGTCGACATCGGAGCCGTTCTCGCGGTGGTCGAGCCCGCGCCCGAGTCGCAGTAA
- a CDS encoding acyl-CoA dehydrogenase family protein: MSFIETEEQKALRSAVAALAAKFNYRDYVLPKARKGEPLDELWDEAGKLGFLGVNLPEEYGGGGAGMYELALVQEELSAQGAGLLLMVVSPAICGTIITKYGTDEQKSHWLPKLADGSGKMVFGITEPDAGSNSHQITTTARRDGDDWILNGRKIFISGVDQAEAVLIVSRTEDHKTGKLKPALFIVPTDAEGFQKTAQEMDIIEPDHQFTLFLDDVRLPSSALVGKEDAALMQLFAGLNPERIMGAAMAVGGARYAIDRAVEYAKERTVWKTPIGAHQGISHPLAQVKIEVELAKLMMQKAATLYDAGDEMGAAEAANMAKYAAAEANIKALDQAIQTHGGAGLTRDVGLAAMLAAARIGRIAPVSREMVLNFVAQFSLGLPKSY, translated from the coding sequence ATGAGTTTCATCGAAACCGAAGAGCAGAAGGCCCTGCGATCGGCGGTGGCCGCGCTGGCCGCCAAGTTCAACTACCGCGACTACGTGCTGCCCAAGGCGCGCAAGGGCGAGCCGCTCGACGAATTGTGGGACGAGGCCGGCAAACTCGGCTTCCTCGGCGTGAACCTGCCGGAGGAGTACGGCGGCGGTGGCGCCGGTATGTACGAACTCGCGCTGGTGCAGGAGGAACTCTCCGCGCAGGGTGCGGGCCTGCTGCTCATGGTGGTGTCCCCGGCCATCTGCGGCACCATCATCACCAAGTACGGCACCGACGAGCAGAAGTCGCATTGGCTGCCCAAGCTCGCCGACGGCAGCGGCAAAATGGTCTTCGGCATCACCGAGCCGGATGCCGGGTCCAACTCGCACCAGATCACCACCACCGCCCGGCGCGACGGTGACGACTGGATCCTCAACGGCCGCAAGATCTTCATCTCCGGTGTGGATCAGGCCGAGGCGGTGCTCATCGTCTCGCGCACCGAGGATCACAAGACCGGCAAACTCAAGCCGGCGCTGTTCATCGTGCCGACCGATGCCGAGGGCTTCCAGAAGACGGCCCAGGAGATGGACATCATCGAGCCGGACCATCAGTTCACCCTGTTCCTCGACGATGTCCGCCTGCCGTCGAGTGCGCTGGTGGGCAAGGAGGATGCCGCGCTCATGCAGCTGTTCGCGGGGTTGAACCCGGAACGCATCATGGGCGCCGCCATGGCCGTCGGCGGCGCGCGCTACGCCATCGATCGCGCGGTGGAATACGCGAAGGAACGCACCGTCTGGAAGACGCCGATCGGTGCGCACCAAGGCATTTCGCATCCGCTCGCGCAGGTGAAGATCGAGGTGGAACTGGCCAAGCTGATGATGCAGAAGGCCGCCACCCTCTACGACGCCGGGGACGAGATGGGTGCGGCCGAAGCCGCGAACATGGCGAAATACGCTGCGGCGGAAGCCAATATCAAGGCACTCGACCAGGCCATCCAGACCCACGGCGGCGCGGGCCTCACCCGCGACGTCGGCTTGGCCGCCATGCTCGCCGCCGCCCGGATCGGCCGGATCGCCCCGGTCAGCCGGGAAATGGTGCTCAACTTCGTCGCCCAGTTCTCGCTGGGCCTGCCGAAGTCCTACTGA
- a CDS encoding acyclic terpene utilization AtuA family protein: MGNLAADPDVIRIGNCSGFYGDRLGAMREMLEGGQLDVLTGDYLAELTMLILGRDRMKDPDLGYAKTFVRQVRDCLALALERNVQIVANAGGLNPAGLAEKLRKVAADLGLDVKIAHVEGDDLLGRAGELGLGAPLTANAYLGAWGIVECLNAGADIVVTGRVTDASLVVGPAAAHFGWARTDYDRLAGAVAAGHVIECSTQATGGNFAFFTELADLGRPGFPIAEIRADGSSVITKHEGTGGAVTVDTVQAQLMYEIQGPRYAGPDVTTRLDSIRLRQEARDRVLISGVTGEPPPPQLKVSLNTLGGFRNEMEFVLTGLDIEAKAQLAQRQLESWLPVRPAELNWTLARVDRPDAETEEQASALLRCVVRDPDPDKVGRAFSSVAVELALASYPGCSFTTLPGNGSPYGVYTPGFVDATEVTHIAVLPAGARIRIDPATEIRALEAVPEPALPPAPPVSETRSVPLGTIALARSGDKGGDANIGVWVRTDAQWRWLVHTLTVERLQELLPETAPLPVTRHVLPNLRAINFIVSGLLGKGVAYQARFDPQAKGLGEWLRSRHVDIPVELI; the protein is encoded by the coding sequence ATGGGAAATCTGGCCGCGGACCCGGATGTCATCCGGATCGGCAACTGTTCCGGGTTCTACGGTGATCGGCTCGGCGCCATGCGCGAGATGCTCGAGGGTGGGCAGCTCGATGTGCTGACCGGTGATTACCTCGCCGAGCTGACCATGCTGATCCTGGGCCGGGACCGGATGAAGGACCCCGACCTCGGCTATGCCAAGACGTTCGTGCGCCAGGTGCGGGACTGTCTCGCGCTGGCGCTGGAACGCAATGTGCAGATCGTCGCCAACGCGGGCGGCCTCAACCCGGCGGGGCTGGCGGAGAAATTACGCAAGGTCGCCGCCGACCTCGGGCTGGACGTGAAGATCGCGCACGTCGAGGGGGACGACCTGCTCGGCCGCGCCGGCGAGCTCGGGCTCGGCGCACCACTGACGGCCAACGCCTACCTCGGTGCGTGGGGCATCGTCGAGTGCCTGAACGCGGGCGCGGACATCGTGGTCACCGGCCGGGTCACCGACGCCTCCCTGGTCGTCGGACCCGCCGCGGCCCACTTCGGCTGGGCCAGAACCGATTACGACCGACTCGCCGGTGCCGTGGCCGCCGGTCACGTCATCGAGTGCAGCACCCAGGCCACCGGCGGCAACTTCGCGTTCTTCACCGAACTCGCCGACCTCGGCCGCCCCGGGTTCCCGATCGCCGAGATCCGGGCCGACGGCAGCAGCGTCATCACCAAGCACGAGGGCACCGGCGGCGCGGTCACCGTGGACACGGTGCAGGCGCAGCTCATGTACGAGATCCAGGGCCCGCGCTACGCGGGACCCGATGTCACGACGCGCCTGGACAGCATCCGGCTCCGCCAGGAAGCCCGGGACCGGGTGCTGATCAGCGGGGTGACCGGTGAGCCGCCGCCGCCGCAGCTGAAGGTCTCGCTGAACACCCTCGGCGGGTTCCGCAACGAGATGGAGTTCGTTCTCACCGGTCTCGATATCGAGGCGAAAGCCCAACTGGCGCAACGGCAATTGGAATCCTGGCTGCCGGTGCGGCCGGCCGAGCTGAACTGGACGCTCGCCCGGGTGGACCGGCCCGACGCCGAAACCGAAGAACAGGCCAGCGCGCTGCTGCGCTGCGTCGTGCGCGATCCGGACCCGGACAAGGTCGGCCGGGCATTCTCCAGCGTGGCCGTCGAACTCGCGCTGGCGAGTTACCCCGGATGCAGTTTCACCACGCTGCCGGGCAACGGTTCGCCCTATGGGGTGTACACGCCCGGGTTCGTCGATGCCACCGAGGTCACCCATATCGCCGTGCTGCCGGCCGGCGCGCGGATCCGGATCGATCCGGCGACGGAAATCCGTGCGCTGGAAGCGGTTCCGGAACCGGCACTGCCGCCTGCCCCGCCCGTGAGTGAAACTCGCAGCGTGCCGCTCGGCACCATCGCGCTGGCGCGCAGCGGCGACAAGGGCGGCGATGCGAACATCGGCGTCTGGGTGCGGACCGACGCGCAGTGGCGGTGGCTGGTGCATACGCTGACCGTGGAACGGCTGCAGGAACTACTGCCCGAAACCGCGCCGCTGCCGGTCACCCGGCATGTGCTGCCGAATCTGCGCGCGATCAACTTCATTGTTTCCGGCCTGCTCGGGAAGGGCGTGGCCTATCAGGCGCGCTTCGATCCGCAGGCCAAGGGGCTCGGCGAATGGCTGCGCTCCCGTCATGTCGATATCCCCGTGGAGCTAATATGA
- a CDS encoding TetR/AcrR family transcriptional regulator: protein MATPHEPKQDRSRATRQRLLEATIDCLAERGWAAATVSVVAERAGVSRGAAQHHFPTREDLITAALEYMFDTRMAQSKSEAIALSEVAEGSSRTQAVVAGLVDSYTTPLFKAALQVWTHAAADPVLRERIVPLEAKFGRIAHRRAVEALGVDDSDPVAHHLVQATLDLARGLGLADVLTDDSARRKQIVDQWSATLHAALTA, encoded by the coding sequence ATGGCGACACCGCACGAACCCAAGCAGGACCGCAGCCGGGCCACCCGGCAGCGGCTGCTCGAGGCGACCATCGACTGCCTGGCCGAGCGGGGCTGGGCGGCCGCCACCGTGTCGGTGGTCGCCGAACGGGCCGGGGTGTCGCGCGGCGCGGCCCAGCATCATTTCCCGACCCGGGAAGATCTGATCACCGCCGCGCTGGAGTACATGTTCGATACCAGAATGGCGCAGTCCAAGTCCGAGGCGATCGCGCTGTCCGAGGTCGCCGAGGGCTCCAGCCGCACCCAGGCCGTGGTGGCCGGTCTGGTGGACTCCTACACCACGCCCCTGTTCAAGGCGGCGCTGCAGGTGTGGACGCACGCCGCCGCCGATCCCGTGCTGCGTGAGCGAATCGTGCCGCTGGAGGCCAAGTTCGGGCGTATCGCACACCGCCGCGCCGTCGAGGCGCTGGGCGTCGATGACTCGGATCCCGTTGCGCACCACCTGGTTCAGGCAACCCTGGATCTGGCTCGCGGCCTGGGCCTGGCCGACGTGCTCACCGACGACTCCGCGCGCCGCAAGCAGATCGTCGACCAGTGGTCGGCCACCCTGCACGCCGCCCTGACGGCCTGA